The following proteins are co-located in the Nitrospirota bacterium genome:
- a CDS encoding putative manganese-dependent inorganic diphosphatase — protein MSTARIKTVYVVGHTTPDTDSVCSAIAYAYFKNITDKRYLFMPARAGKLNRESTFVLNRFGVPASAEIDSLVATVSDLDLKRPVSVSVRDSVQALALLMREQGVRSVPVVDEAGRLAGVVGLKDIARHYMDSVGFADLSKAPIELDLLLKTLEGRVISNSRQLTVLTGRVFIAAMQRGTLLNRVRSGDVVIAGDQNDIQLELIRMGCSAILVTDNAPIANEVIAAAGEKGALLISSPQPAFATVQLMTMSEPVSSIMTATCPTVGLYTPMAEVRSKIVESDYRSVIVVDSDNRLIGFITRTDLLRPVRKMAILVDHNELSQAVDGIEEAEILEIIDHHRVGDISTTAPIYVYNDPVGSTCTVVAGIMFLHQTYIPKEIAGILLSGILSDTLLLTLSTTTERDRTEAQRLAEIAGIDVPSFARELLHESIHLEDRSAGELIAADFKEFLINGKKLGVSQMMSLDCAEIDARERELVDELERLRSANNYDLTALLVLNPLGKGQERILLRGETWIVEKAFGVKVVNDTCIVPRVMSRKKDFIPAIGQVLSTGQKR, from the coding sequence ATGAGTACCGCTCGGATCAAAACTGTTTATGTTGTCGGTCATACAACGCCGGACACGGATTCCGTCTGCTCGGCCATTGCCTACGCCTATTTTAAGAACATCACCGATAAACGCTATTTATTCATGCCCGCGCGGGCAGGGAAGCTGAACCGCGAGAGTACCTTTGTCCTGAACAGGTTCGGTGTGCCTGCCTCTGCAGAGATCGACAGTCTTGTTGCCACGGTGAGCGATCTTGACCTTAAACGCCCTGTCTCTGTCAGCGTGCGCGATTCGGTCCAGGCGCTGGCCCTCCTCATGCGCGAGCAGGGAGTCCGTTCCGTCCCGGTCGTGGACGAAGCAGGCAGGCTTGCCGGCGTTGTCGGCCTCAAGGACATCGCACGCCATTATATGGACAGTGTCGGGTTCGCGGACCTTTCCAAAGCGCCCATTGAGCTCGATCTTTTACTGAAAACGCTGGAAGGCCGCGTCATCAGCAACAGCCGGCAACTTACCGTGCTCACCGGCAGGGTGTTCATCGCCGCCATGCAGCGCGGCACCCTGCTGAACCGTGTGCGGTCAGGCGACGTGGTGATCGCCGGGGATCAGAACGACATCCAATTGGAACTCATCAGGATGGGGTGTTCGGCAATTCTGGTGACCGACAACGCGCCCATCGCGAACGAGGTCATTGCCGCGGCCGGAGAGAAGGGCGCACTGCTCATCTCGTCGCCCCAGCCGGCCTTTGCCACGGTCCAACTCATGACCATGTCCGAGCCCGTGTCTTCCATCATGACCGCGACTTGCCCCACCGTCGGCCTCTATACCCCCATGGCCGAAGTCCGCTCGAAGATCGTTGAGTCGGACTATCGTTCCGTGATCGTGGTGGACAGCGACAACCGGCTCATCGGGTTCATTACTCGAACAGACCTGCTGAGGCCCGTGCGCAAGATGGCGATCCTCGTCGACCACAATGAGCTATCGCAGGCCGTTGACGGTATCGAAGAGGCGGAGATCCTTGAGATCATCGACCACCACCGCGTGGGCGATATATCCACCACCGCGCCGATCTATGTCTATAATGACCCGGTCGGCAGCACCTGCACCGTCGTGGCGGGGATCATGTTCCTGCACCAGACATACATCCCGAAAGAGATCGCCGGCATTCTCCTTTCCGGCATCCTGTCCGATACGCTGCTCTTGACCCTGTCCACGACGACAGAGCGAGATCGCACGGAAGCGCAGCGTTTGGCCGAGATCGCCGGCATCGACGTCCCGTCCTTTGCCAGGGAGCTGCTCCATGAAAGCATTCATCTCGAGGACCGGAGCGCGGGGGAGCTGATCGCAGCGGACTTCAAGGAATTTCTGATCAACGGAAAAAAGCTGGGAGTGAGCCAGATGATGTCGCTGGACTGCGCGGAGATCGATGCGCGCGAGCGTGAGCTGGTGGATGAGCTCGAACGCCTGCGCTCGGCGAACAACTATGATCTTACCGCGCTGCTGGTGCTGAACCCGCTCGGCAAGGGACAGGAGCGGATCCTGCTCCGGGGCGAAACATGGATCGTAGAGAAGGCGTTCGGCGTGAAGGTCGTGAATGACACGTGCATTGTTCCCCGGGTCATGTCACGGAAAAAGGACTTTATCCCCGCGATCGGGCAGGTGCTGAGCACAGGGCAGAAACGATAG